In Taeniopygia guttata chromosome Z, bTaeGut7.mat, whole genome shotgun sequence, one genomic interval encodes:
- the PRRC1 gene encoding protein PRRC1, which produces MMEESGIETTPPGTPPPSTAGEGAAAAAAAAAAAAPVTSALSSPLATASMPSPPAYSPPLPAGVSPVPPPMMTSSSLPLVPSATVSAVAPLQNPVSPPPVPVAFSTPMSQFSAPPPLSSAAGPGLPAPPTGPPVSGFSLSSVYDITRGHAGRAPQSPLMPSFSASPVTGVLADPITQQAPFSSSLSPVAGSAITFPEEHEDPRVSTAQSGTPAGGLWGFIKGVAENPMVKSVLDKTKHSVETMITTLDPGMVPYIRTGGELDIVVTSNKEVKVAAIRDAFQEVFGMAVVTGEAAQSNIAPQPVGYAAGLKGAQERIDSLRRTGVIHEKQPAVSVENFIEELLPDKWFDIGCLIIEDPIHGIHLEAFTQATPVPLQYVQQAKSLTPQDYSLRWSGLLVTVGEVLEKSVLNVSRTDWHAVFTGMSRRQMIYSAAKALAGMYKQQLPPRTV; this is translated from the exons ATGATGGAAGAGAGTGGGATAGAGACGACTCCGCCTGGCACACCCCCTCCGAgcacagcaggggaaggtgctgctgctgctgctgctgctgctgctgctgctgcacctgtCACTTCAG CTTTGTCCAGCCCCCTTGCCACAGCGAGCATGCCATCTCCTCCTGCCTACTCACCACCCTTGCCAGCTGGAGTGTCCCCAGTTCCTCCTCCCATGATGACCTCGTCCTCTCTTCCACTTGTGCCTTCTGCAACCGTTTCTGCAGTTGCACCACTGCAAAACCCTGTCTCacctcctcctgtccctgtggcTTTCAGCACCCCCATGTCCCAgttctctgctcctcctcctctgagctctgctgctggccctggtcTTCCTGCACCTCCCACTGGTCCCCCCGTTTCAGGGTTTTCCTTGTCTTCTGTCTATGATATCACCAGAGGTCACGCTGGCCGAGCACCTCAGAGCCCACTGATGCCTTCATTTTCTGCATCTCCAGTCACAG GTGTTTTGGCAGATCCCATTACTCAACAGGCACCTTTCTCTTCATCCTTGTCTCCTGTGGCTGGTTCTGCAATCACTTTTCCTGAGGAGCATGAAGATCCCAGAGTATCTACTGCCCAGAGTGGAACACCTGCAGGAGGACTCTGGGGGTTTATAAAG GGTGTAGCTGAGAATCCCATGGTGAAGTCTGTTCTTGATAAAACCAAGCATTCAGTGGAGACCATGATCACAACGCTGGATCCTGGCATGGTTCCATATATCA gAACTGGGGGAGAGCTGGACATAGTGGTTACCTCTAATAAAGAGGTGAAAGTTGCAGCAATTCGGGATGCCTTTCAAGAAGTCTTTGGGATGGCTGTTGTGACTGGAGAGGCTGCACAGTCCAACATTGCACCACAGCCTGTGGGCTATGCTGCAGGCTTAAAA GGAGCCCAGGAGAGGATAGACAGCCTGCGCCGGACAGGAGTCATCCACGAGAAGCAGCCTGCTGTGTCAGTGGAAAACTTCATCGAGGAGCTGCTTCCTGACAA GTGGTTTGACATTGGATGTCTGATTATTGAGGATCCAATTCATGGAATTCACCTGGAAGCATTCACTCAAGCAACACCAGTGCCTTTGCAGTATGTTCAGCAG GCCAAGAGTCTCACCCCTCAGGACTACAGCCTGAGGTGGTCGGGGCTGCTGGTGACGGTGGGCGAGGTGCTGGAGAAGAGCGTGCTGAACGTGAGCAGGACGGACTGGCACGCGGTGTTCACGGGCATGTCCCGCCGGCAGATGATCTACAGCGCGGCCAAGGCCCTGGCAGGGATGTACAAACAGCAGCTGCCACCCAGGACCGTGTGA